tttgACAAGATTTAATTTCTGTTGTTAATTTTTGTGatgaaatttatattatattattaaaatttatcgaTCAAAATTTTGATCGCGCTAATCGATCCTTTTTTTTCTTATAGGCTCTGTAACGCCTTTCGCACATGTAATATTTCGGTACACGTGTGCTAATATTGCAAAGTtgcattttccaaaaaaaaagagTAATATTTAAATTTGCTCCCAAAGTTTGCTAACTTTTGCATCCCAACCGTTATAATTAGACAAATTACACTTTACGCCTAGGCTTAGCAAAATATTATTGTGTTCGAATTATTTATATTGTAAAAAATATTTGAGTTTAGATATCAAAATAATTATCAAAGTAAAACTAATAAACAAAATTTAGCTTATTATTTTATGCATAAACTATTAACAAACATTATGTGAATTTACAGTGCTCCGGATCGTATTGAGATGATAATAAGTTTGGTTTAAATCCGACCTCATATTGAATCCGTCCAATTTAGGATGGATTTAAACCCGATCAAACAGATTATGGAGCGACTTTAAAACTATTGACAGAATTTAGAAACGAATTCAGGGCGGATTACGAACTTCAATGAATCCACCACAAACTCACccgtataatatatatataataaaaacttAGCGGGTTGGTGGATCCAACCCACCTCGAATCCACCAGATTTTGAGTTGATTCAAGACGGGACGGATTGAAAAAGTAGAAGAGATGGATTTGAGTTCCGGTTATTTTTTTCTAGCGAGACAAATTCTGAGATTGACCAAACACGATCTGAACTCACTCCATTGTCCTCCTTACTTTTTAGCCTGGAGTGATTTGGGGATTTCTATAACTTCGCAAATTTAGGAGCTCCATTGATGACGTTTGTATATGTTCGGAGCAAAGCGGAATTTATTAGAATGAAAATACTAAAATGGCCATATTGGACAAGGAAAGGATGGAACTCGAACTTAATGAAGGGTAAAAATGTCGTTTAAGTTAACGAGCCACCATGAAAAATCTCTCTCTGTCTTCGATCCACCAACTCATGGCGAAAAGCTCCGCCCCGGCCACGACTCCACCTCGGCTACTCCGCCTCCTCCTCATCCTCCTTTGGTTTGCCGCCTCGCCTCCGATTGCCTCCGCATCTAGGTTAGTGGCCAAGGATGGCGGCACTCCCTGCACTATGTGCGCCTCCTGCGACAACCCTTGCCAACCGATCAACTACCCTTCGCCGTCGCCTCCCCAACCTCCCGCGACCCCCCAGTGCCCTCCCCCTCCGTCGTCACCAGGATCGACCTTCTACTACTACTCTCACCCTCCATCCAACGCGTGGGAGGCGGCGACTACTCCTACCCTCCGCCGACGGCCAGAATCTGTGAGAAAATAATCCAAACATGATAAGGTTAAATCTCCACGTCgctagtttatttatttttatttattttcttgataatttCTTATTACTCggtcttcctatttttatggatctagTCCTAGCcgatcctatttttatggatctcatAGTCTTTGCTCTTATCATTTGTGATGTATTTAAAGGGTCGTAGAGGCATGTAGAAAGTATCTCGATGTAAGATTTTCTTTCATAAGTTAAATTTCTATTTGTCCTATTCTTCTTGTGTGTTGTGTGCCGTGTGTTGTGTGCTTTGGGTGTGTTATCCTATCCGATTCTAGGCCaacatctggtatcagagctttggcATTATAGAACACCCAAGAATTCACGGTTCCACAAAAATGTCTGGCATCCCACAAGTGGTTGCGAAGGAGAATGACGGAGTGTCATTTCCCTATCCAATGCTAAGCCCTCATAATTACACTGTGTGGGCAATAAAGACAGAGGCGATTCTTGATATCCAAGGAGTCTGGGAGGCGGTGGAGACAGCGGAAGGAGCCCAAGTAGATATAAAGAAGGACAAAAAGGCGCGTACATGCATCTTGCAATGTATCCCCGAAGACATCCTTCTCCAGATTACAAAAAAGAAGAAGGCGAAGGAAGTCTGGGACAGCCTCAAGACGAGGTACCTTAGTAGTGATCGGGTGAAGAAGGCACGCGTACAAACATTGAAGAGCGAGTTTGATGCCCTCCGGATGAAGGAGACCGAGacgattgatgagtttgctggcaaactcaGCGCCATGAGTAGCAAGTTCTCCACTCTTGGTGCCACGCTTGAAGATTCCTCTTTGGTAAAGAAGTTGTTTGATTCTGTCCCTGATAAGTTCTTccctattgttgtcggtattgagTAGTTTCACGATCTTGAGACGATACCATTTGAGGAGACTATTGGGTGACTGAAGGCGTACGAGGAACGAACACTACGATTACGCAGCAACACCAACGACACTAAAGGTGAGCTCCTACTTACTCATGCTGAATGGCAAATGCGATAGAAGGGGAGCAACGTGGACACTTCGTCAGGAGGCAAGGGGCATGGCCCCAGCAACCCTAGTCGTGGAAAATGGCATGGGTGTGGGCGGGGGGCGCGGTCATGGTCGTGGTACGCCGAGCCAAGACATTGCAGGAGGCAATAGCAGCAACGGCAGAGGCACTCGTGACAAGAGCCGTATAAAGTGTTTCAATTGTGAGAAAATGGGGCATTATGCGTCTGAATGCTACAACAAGCGTCATGATgatgaggctcacctcacttgCGCCACCGATGAAGAGCCAACACTGATGATGACTGTGTCCCACGAGGAGCCTGACACTAGGCGTGAGCGGCAGGATACCATTCTGCTCAGTGAAGATAGGTTGCTATCGGAGATGTACCACGACGTTAATAAAGGAGATAAAGACGTCTGATATCTTGACAACGGTGCCAGTAACCACATGACTGGCCATCGCGAGAAGTTTCAAGAATTAGATGAAACCATCACCGGGAGGGTGAGGtttggcgatggatcaaccattaagatcatgggcaaggggacgattgtgttcgaatgcaagaacggtgatcggaaggctctccacgaggtatactacattccgaaactttgtagtaatatcataagtctcGGTCAATTGACAGAAACTGGGAACGAGATGCACATGGAAAGAGATAccatgaaggtgattgataggagcGAGAAGCTCTTAATGCTGGTAAAGCGAACACAAAATTGCTTGTACAAGATAACCTTGAAGATATTCAAACAAGTCTGTCTCCTAGCAAGCCTAGAAGAcccaacctggttatggcatacaAGGCTCGGGCATGTCAATTTCCATGACTTGAAGCTGTTAGGGGAGAAGAAATTGGCGGTTGATGTGCCTCTATTGCCTCAGCCGAACAAGCTTTGTGAGGTGTGTGATCGCCAAGCATGCAAGGGTCATTCCCGTGCCAAGCAAACTTTAGAGCGGAGAAGCCATTGGAACTTATCCATGCTGATATTTGTGGGTCAATCTCACCATGTACATTAGCCGGTAACAAGTACTTCCTTCTGATTGTTGATGATTTCACAAGGTGGATGTGAGTGTTTATATTGGCAGCAAAAAATGATGCATTCTGAGCATTCAAGAAGTTCAAATTCTTGACGGAGAATAAGACTGAATATAAGATCAAAACACTCCAGACAGACCGGGGCGGCGAGTTTCTATCCACGGAGTTCATTCAGTTCTGTGAAAATGAAGGAATCGAGCGACATCTCACGACTCCCTACacacccccaacaaaatggtgttgtGGAGCGCCGTAATCGCGCCGTGATGGCAATGGCAAGATCTCTCCTCAAGGGTACACATACGCCGACAAAGTTCTGGGGAGAGGCGGTTAGGCATGTTGTCTATCTGTTAAACCGTCTCCCAACTAAGGCGCTAGGAGAGCACACGCCATTTGAAGCTTGGATGGGGAGAAAGTCACATCTCGCCCACTTGTGAGTGTTCGGTTGTGTTGCATATGCGAAAAATACAGCCCCTCACCTCAAGAAACTTGACGACAGAAGCTCACCCATGGTATACTTGGGTGTCGAGGAAGGCTGCAAAGCTCATCGTCTATTTGATCCAAGGCATGGCAAGCTACAAGTAAGTAGAGATGTGATGTTTCGAGAAAATTGTGAATGGACATGGAATGCAGGTGCCAATAATGAAGAAAAGGTACCAGagtttatggtggtggatgcatTCGACACCGACGAGGTAATTATTGCAGCAAACATTGAGGGCACAGCGGAAGATGTCACAACACCGGCAGTAGCCGTGGTACCCATGACAGGAGTGTCAAGTCCATCTACACCATCATCGAACACCCATACAACTTCCTCGCCTTCGATAACAAACTCACCCGAGTCATATGAAGGACCAGTCCGTTTTAGATCCATTGCTGATATCTACGTCAACACCGAGGAAGTGGTGGGTATTGATGAAGAAGAGGGTGAGGTGATGATGGTGATATCTGAAGAGCCGACATGTTATCAAGAAGCTACAACCGAGGCTTGCTGGTACGAAGCAATGGAGAAAGAGCTGAAATCTATTGAGATGAACAATACCTGAAACCTAACTGAGCTCCCATTAGGTCACAAGCCTATCAGCCTAAAGTAGGTGTTCAAATTGAAGAAAGATTCAGATCGGAAAGTCGTTAAGCAAAAAGCAAGATTAGTGGCTAAAGGCTATGTATAAAAACAAGGCATCGACTTTGAAGAAGTGTTTGCTCTTGTCGCTAGACTTAACACTATTCGAGCCATTCTTATGTTTGCGGCAAATCAAAGTTAGGAGGTACACCATCTAGATATGAAGTCAACATTTCTTAACtgagagttagaagaagaaatatatgtcactcaaccagaagggtttgaagtacaaaatcagaaaCATAAGGTATACAGATTGTCCAAATCTCTCTATGGACTGCGGCAAGCTCCACGAGCTTGGAACATGCGTTTGAACAGGAGTCTGGAAGAGCTTGGCTTCAAAAAATGTACTAAAAAACATGCAGTATATACAAGAGGTGAAGGAGAAGCAAGtatacttgttggagtgtatgtcGACGATCTCATCGTGACAGGAAGTAGCACAGAGAAAATCAACAAGTTCAAATAACAAATGATGATAGAATTTGAGATGAATGATTTGAGTCTTCTCTCCTACTACTTAGGGATTGAAGTGGAGCTACAGAAGAGCCGAATTTTACTTAGACAATCAGCTTATGCCAAGAAAATTCTATCTCAGTTCAAGATGGCAGACTGCAATGCCACAAAACATCCAATGAAACCCAAGACACAGTTGCATAAGGACTTGGAAGGGACTCCAGTTGACGCCACGGAGTACAGGTGCATTATTGGTTGTCTGAGATATTTGCTACACACACGATCGGACCTGTCATATTCTGTCGGGATGGCGAGCAGATACATGGAAAGACCTACAATCATGCATCACAAGGCGGTTAAACAGATTCTCAGGTATTTGAAAGGTACAATCTATTTTGGGTGTGTTTACATAAAGGGACCCTAGGAAATTGGTATATTCGGCTACTCGGACAGTGATTTAGCTGGCGATCTCGATGGGAGGAAAAGCATAAGTGGAATGACTTTCTATTTTAATGAAAGTTCGGTGTCCTGAAATTCACAAAAGCATAAGACAGTGGCGCTTTCATCGTGTGAGGCAGAATTCATGGCAGCCGCAACTGCGGCCTGCCATGCTTTGTGGTTGAGGAGCCTTGCCAGCGAATTAATCGGTGTAGAGTCAAAGCCAGTAACTTTGTTTATTGACAACAAATCTTCCATAGCTCTCATGAAGAATCCAGTATTCCATGATCGAAGCAAGCATATAGATACAAGGtttcattttatcagagaatgTATTGAAAGGGGATAGATTATGGTTTAGTTCGTTAATACTGGAGAACAACGAACCGATGCGTTAACTAAAGCATTGCCAGGAGTGAAGTTAGCTGTCATGTGACAACTACTCGGCGTTCGTGATTTACAACCATGTCAGGATTAGGGGGAGTAATGTAAGAAAATAATCCAAACATGATAAGGTTAAGTCCCCACGTcgctagtttatttttttatatttattttcttgataatttCTTATTACTCggtcttcctatttttatggatctagTCCTAGccgatcctatttttatggtTTATTCGATTAGGTAATCGGTCTTATAAATGTGATTTAATTATAATATGTATTGGTAAAAAAACAAATGCATCATTAAATTATAGCAATTAAAGAGATAGGTGAAAGTGTAAATAGGGCCGGGAATAGAAGCAGCGCGCATGTCCGCATGATGCTCATGCAACTTAAAATTTGACTTgacaattaaaaattttataaaaataatgaagAAAGATTTTTAACCATAATGACCCCAATAAAATTAGGGTGTTAGACATAGACCTTATGCCTTAAGTCAGACTTGCAACCCCTATCGGTAACACTAATGTTTCACTTAATTAAGGATAATATGGTGATTTAATTTTGCCTTGAAtatctaaattattaaaaataaataaatacaattCTACAACCCACCTTCATATGGCATAGATTGGATATAaagtaaaagttttttttttaaccttttcTTACGATTTTACATCACTGGTcttgtataaaaatttaataGACTTGAATATTTATCTACATAGTGATCTCAGGTCTAGATTAGAGGGTTGAGACTCAAAACTCGAGGCATGTAATTTTGCATAGAACAAATTATCCATATACTTGATATTAAATAACCGGAACAACATTTAACCTTGTTGCTTCTACGTGAATTGGGAAATAGGGAGTTCAAGAACATTTCATGGATAAGAGTAAAACAATAAAAAGTACAAGAACAAACACACGAGTTGATAATGATaaacttctccttccttcaatCCATTTATGCAGAGCAAGGATGATGGAAAGATAGCTATATTTTATAACTCATTTAATCCAAAAAAAGGCTAAATCTTCTTCGCACCCCACCTAGTGGCTCTGGCTAAAGACTCTGGGCAATTATTTTATCAGTAAGTGTTTCAGCCACTTGGAGAATGAAGCCAATGGAGCTTGCATTATTGAGAGCACTGAAACATGACCATTCCACTTTTTTGTGATCTCAACTTTTTTGCATTCTTTTTGTGCTTCTTCCTGAAGAGGTTACAATTGATGGCACGGGTTGCTCGTTTCAAGATATGGGACTTTATTAGGTCAAATAAGTAGATCTACTATTTGATTATGAATGTATATACCCACAAAAAATACGCTAATCAAATCTCTGTAAAATATTTTGTGCATATGAAAGCACAATGTTTATATTTTAACCATTCAGTTtatgattattttttaataatttattactcatataaataaataaataacaataaaGCATAGATTACATATGTGATATTGTTTTACTAATGCATGtgattagggatgacaatttatGACGGATATAAAAACACTATCCGAACAGAAAAAGATTAAATTAGAATATGATCTTATTAGATTCAGATCACCCTGATTCACACGATTAATAAACGTATCAAATTCGGATCAACCTGAAATGATCCAATTACAACTCACGAacccatttataaatatttttggatcaaatttataaatttatgtcGAATTCTAATTGAGTTcagattaaaataaatatattttaataatatgaAGAGTCGAATTGAGTTCGAATTAAGATGAACATATTTTATAAATAAGTCATTTCGAATTAGATTTGGGTAGAATTCATATTATGGGTCATTTCATATCAGATTAGGTCAAATACATATAAACAAGTCAAATTTAAGTCGAACAATTTAATCTAAAATATTAATCAAGTCGAGTTCAGTTCCGACCCATAAACCCGAATCCACTAACCTGACCTAAGTTGCCACCCCTGCATATACATAGGATAACTGATCCAAAATCAGCTGGTGGATGGTAAGTCGATAACTAGGAACCTTCACCTGATACATCTTGCAGTAGCTTATTTGGATCACATTAGAAGATAGTGTAAGAAACCAAAGCTTCAGTAATCAATCTTGCTCGCAGAGTCGAATATTTATTTGTAATTCATACAGTATTAATTACTCGTCATCAACAGCAAGGGGAACAGTTTTTGcctgacaaaaaaaaaacaaaataaagtgAATATAAAACATATATATTAGAATGAGAAAATTCATCATGACCAATGAAGGTCATTTACAAAGGTGCCCTCCTAAGTGctaatttttcttgataacaccctttgttgaaaaataaaaaaaaaacaatttttgaaCATGTTATGCCTTAAATGTTTAAGTTGAAGTTTTGGAAAACTGTATATTTTCACAGAGCAAGCTGCAAGTGAGCTTGCGTTGTGGGAAAATGGACAAGATTTAAGCCGAAAGAATATCTTTGCCcatttaatgacctaaaatgaaaaaaaaatatttagataaataCCAATTATGAAGGGCATTTTGTTATCGTGCAGAATTGAACTTACCAAGTCTCTAAATTTCAGTATGTAGAACATTTCGAGATATCGTCGAGTCTCACGCCTTTCAAGCTTTGAAACGTATTTCCAAAAGCCGTAAACCCCAGCGAGTGTCATTAGTCTTTCTGAATAGATCTTCCATGTATACCTGAAGATCGGCTAATGTCATTGTAGTAATGAAAGGCGCTAGATATGATAAGAAGCAGATAAGAGGAACAAGACCTCTCTTGAATTCGTTTCAGTCCTCCTTCGGATATTCTTTTCCAGTTGCCCGAGTCCGCCTTGCAGCTTTGGAAGAAGTCAACCATGGACGTAGCAGCTTGATCAGGGTAGTAGGGGTCAATATGAAAACCTGAAACTCCATGTTCGATAATCTCTGCAGGACCTCCATGGCGAGTAGCAAAGGTTGGGAGGCCACAAGTCATGGCCTCTACGACAGTGAGACCAAAAGCTTCATAGAATGCTGGCTGGTGCAAAAAAGAGTGGCAAGTTAGAACAAAGTATTGCGAACTAGAAACCATTTGTCAACCAAAAAACTCACCTGCACGAAGATACCTCCAGAATCGGCAATGTAGCGATACAACTCCCCATTCTTTGCCCGATTGGTTTGGGCAGAAATCCAGCGGAACTGGCCAAACAAGTTATAGTTTGCAATAAGTTGGTGCATCTTCTCAATCTCTTGGATTTCTTCTCTGTCATTGGATTTCTTAGCATCATTGAATCCAGCAACCACCACAAGGTTCGCCAGCTCTCTCAGTTTTGCATTTTTAGCAAATAATTCGACCAGACCCGTTATGTTCTTCACTCGGTCAAGTCTTGCCATGGAGAAAATAATTGGCTTGCTTCGATCATCCAACCAACCACTAAAATAGGAAACCGAAACAAAAGAACAAACATCAATGGTTGGTTAGTACTAAAAGTATTAACTATAACTCCCAGAATGGCATTCTTTCTTGTTTAGTGATATACTCACATGTGTGTATCACATTGCTCTTGGTTGTACAATAGCTCTTCGATTGAACCATGGAGGGAGATAAGCCGTCTCTCTTTATCAGAATATGGAAAATAAATGGCCATGTCTGCTCCGGGGGAGACGATATTGAACTTGGGATCGAAAACATCAATTCCATGGACAACACGATATAGATCAGGGAGAGTGAAGGCAATGTGGCTTTCGTATTGCCCAACTGTGTTTTTGCTGGACAAGGGTAGATAAAGTAGAACACCATGCATCAACCACAAATAATCATAGCCCTAGTATCTACTTCCTATGGTTAAGTTAGAAGTTTGAAATAGAAATCCGTATGAGGAATTAAACATCCTCCTAAGTGATTTGAGAAGGGATAAACTTGAAAacacaaagaaaagaaagcaCAAAAATGATAAATATCCAAAAGAGTCACAAATATTACACCATTCAATAGTGTTTGGAACTCAGTCGAACCATTTTTTCCAGGTGTTAGTAGTGATACACTACCACATAAACCACAATTTTCGATTAGGATCATGACCACTAGGAAGTAACAGGGCTCCTGCATGAATTATTAGGCACTTCAAACCTCCTAAATAAGAAAGTCAATCGGTCATTACTCTAACTCAAGGAAGCCGATTTTTATCTAAATCTTGGTGACCTCAAGCATGCTCCACATATGGGATACAGAACATTAATTCTAAAAGATCGCACCTTACAATTAATATGACCTTCGTATTCAATACTTAGGTTGAACGGAACAAAGAGATATTCTTCACATTACAGTCCTACAAAGTTTAACTATGTCAACTGCCTAACAAACAGACAATTTGACAATCCTATACAAGAGCAATTAAAGGTGATGAAAATGACCCAACAAAGATAGCATCAATCATTCTTCCCAACAAATTGCTCTCATATTCTCAGATTTAATCCCACTCTAACGAACCCGAAACAGCTAGACTAGGAGTCTTTGAACCAAGAACACCTGAGAATGGTTTTCACAAGAACAAAGAGGCTCAATATCGTTTTCCCCATCATTTCTATGTATAAATACTGCAACAATTCATCAGTCCAATCCATTTTCTAATATAGCAATTGAGGCCTACTAAACCACATCTTCCACAAAGTCGAACTACTCACAAACTACATCCACGAACATATGGAGATAGATCTTATTTTTCACAAACATGCAGCTCATAGGAGGTGATTTGCCTATCCTTTCATAGACCAAGGGAATTAGGGCATATAAAGCTCATTCGAACAAAAATCAAATCACATAGCTATGAAATCTGGTTCATATTGGGTTGAACACATAAGATCAGGTCAGCAGACAACTAGCTCGCATTCATAGAACCTTAGAGTTCAAAACGCTCAAAGGTTCTTCTTCAAACCCTAAACTTGATTTTTAAAAGGCAAACTTCAAAGTTGAAACAATGAAACACTCAAGGGAAAGAAGTACCTTCCAGCAATTTCCTGGTAAGTGCTAGTGATGATGAAGTCAGCATTATTCATAGCAAGTAAATCAGCAGTGAACTGGCATGAAAAATGGTATTTCTCCTCGTATTTCTTCCAATATATATCTGAGTCTGGATACTTTGTCTTCTCTAGGGCATGAGCAATGTTGCACTGTTTGCACAAATTTGTTTCACAATACTTGTATAAAGCATAATCAATGGAGATGTATTAAATACGAGCATTACCTGGGTGATTCCCAGTTTATAAGCTAGCAAAGAAGCGACTAGATTACCGTCACTGTAGTTTCCTATGACTAGATCCGGAGTTCCATGCAACTCTGCAGAAATTTCACTTATTGCATCCTAGTGATCAAATGAGTTAACAATCAGTGTGTTGTTTAAATGAGCAATTCAAAGTAACGAACCAGAAGTAGACAAGGGGAATTTACCATGTCACATCCCTTCCCTTCTAATTGGTTTTTACTAAATTATGCCCCATAAATTAGGTTTTTTTTATCGAATTATACTCCTTGCTGTTAtattctatttcaaaaatctattATCAACTTACTATGCTGATGATTTCTGCAAGCTAATTTAGAATTAGTTTGCTGCATAATTTTCATTAGATATTGACTTGTTTTAAGTTTCTTTACACCAAAAGTGCACATCTTGGGGTCTCATCCTAAT
This window of the Zingiber officinale cultivar Zhangliang chromosome 3B, Zo_v1.1, whole genome shotgun sequence genome carries:
- the LOC122056643 gene encoding sucrose synthase 4-like isoform X4, producing the protein MEEHSSILYVFHTESLLQIRTCIAITGLCLMLQELGLEKGWGDTAGHVLEMIYLLLDILQAPDPSTLETFLGRIPMVFNVVILSPHGYFGQANVLGLPDTGGQIVYILDQVRALENEMVLRIKKQGLDIDPKILIVTRLIPDAKGTTCNQRLERVSGTQHTQILRVPFRTKKGILKKWISRFDVWPYLEKFAEDAISEISAELHGTPDLVIGNYSDGNLVASLLAYKLGITQCNIAHALEKTKYPDSDIYWKKYEEKYHFSCQFTADLLAMNNADFIITSTYQEIAGSKNTVGQYESHIAFTLPDLYRVVHGIDVFDPKFNIVSPGADMAIYFPYSDKERRLISLHGSIEELLYNQEQCDTHIGWLDDRSKPIIFSMARLDRVKNITGLVELFAKNAKLRELANLVVVAGFNDAKKSNDREEIQEIEKMHQLIANYNLFGQFRWISAQTNRAKNGELYRYIADSGGIFVQPAFYEAFGLTVVEAMTCGLPTFATRHGGPAEIIEHGVSGFHIDPYYPDQAATSMVDFFQSCKADSGNWKRISEGGLKRIQERYTWKIYSERLMTLAGVYGFWKYVSKLERRETRRYLEMFYILKFRDLVIKWAKIFFRLKSCPFSHNASSLAACSVKIYSFPKLQLKHLRHNMFKNCFFFIFQQRVLSRKIST
- the LOC122056643 gene encoding sucrose synthase 4-like isoform X2 is translated as MSKARLERIPSLRERVEDTLSAYRNDLVSLLSRYVSQGKGLLQPHHLVDALAELGGDAGSNLSDGPFSDILRSAQEAIVLPPFVAIAVRPRPGVWEYVRVNVHELIVEQLSVSKYLKFKEELVDGSHGDEYTLELDFEPFNASFPRPSWSSSIGNGVQFLNRHLSSSMFRNKDCLEPLLDFLRAHKHKGHVMMLNDRVQSLSRLQSVLAKAEEYLSKLLPETPFSEFTHKLQELGLEKGWGDTAGHVLEMIYLLLDILQAPDPSTLETFLGRIPMVFNVVILSPHGYFGQANVLGLPDTGGQIVYILDQVRALENEMVLRIKKQGLDIDPKILIVTRLIPDAKGTTCNQRLERVSGTQHTQILRVPFRTKKGILKKWISRFDVWPYLEKFAEDAISEISAELHGTPDLVIGNYSDGNLVASLLAYKLGITQCNIAHALEKTKYPDSDIYWKKYEEKYHFSCQFTADLLAMNNADFIITSTYQEIAGSKNTVGQYESHIAFTLPDLYRVVHGIDVFDPKFNIVSPGADMAIYFPYSDKERRLISLHGSIEELLYNQEQCDTHIGWLDDRSKPIIFSMARLDRVKNITGLVELFAKNAKLRELANLVVVAGFNDAKKSNDREEIQEIEKMHQLIANYNLFGQFRWISAQTNRAKNGELYRYIADSGGIFVQPAFYEAFGLTVVEAMTCGLPTFATRHGGPAEIIEHGVSGFHIDPYYPDQAATSMVDFFQSCKADSGNWKRISEGGLKRIQERYTWKIYSERLMTLAGVYGFWKYVSKLERRETRRYLEMFYILKFRDLAKTVPLAVDDE
- the LOC122056643 gene encoding sucrose synthase 4-like isoform X3, giving the protein MFRNKDCLEPLLDFLRAHKHKGHVMMLNDRVQSLSRLQSVLAKAEEYLSKLLPETPFSEFTHKLQELGLEKGWGDTAGHVLEMIYLLLDILQAPDPSTLETFLGRIPMVFNVVILSPHGYFGQANVLGLPDTGGQIVYILDQVRALENEMVLRIKKQGLDIDPKILIVTRLIPDAKGTTCNQRLERVSGTQHTQILRVPFRTKKGILKKWISRFDVWPYLEKFAEDAISEISAELHGTPDLVIGNYSDGNLVASLLAYKLGITQCNIAHALEKTKYPDSDIYWKKYEEKYHFSCQFTADLLAMNNADFIITSTYQEIAGSKNTVGQYESHIAFTLPDLYRVVHGIDVFDPKFNIVSPGADMAIYFPYSDKERRLISLHGSIEELLYNQEQCDTHIGWLDDRSKPIIFSMARLDRVKNITGLVELFAKNAKLRELANLVVVAGFNDAKKSNDREEIQEIEKMHQLIANYNLFGQFRWISAQTNRAKNGELYRYIADSGGIFVQPAFYEAFGLTVVEAMTCGLPTFATRHGGPAEIIEHGVSGFHIDPYYPDQAATSMVDFFQSCKADSGNWKRISEGGLKRIQERYTWKIYSERLMTLAGVYGFWKYVSKLERRETRRYLEMFYILKFRDLVIKWAKIFFRLKSCPFSHNASSLAACSVKIYSFPKLQLKHLRHNMFKNCFFFIFQQRVLSRKIST
- the LOC122056643 gene encoding sucrose synthase 4-like isoform X1, coding for MSKARLERIPSLRERVEDTLSAYRNDLVSLLSRYVSQGKGLLQPHHLVDALAELGGDAGSNLSDGPFSDILRSAQEAIVLPPFVAIAVRPRPGVWEYVRVNVHELIVEQLSVSKYLKFKEELVDGSHGDEYTLELDFEPFNASFPRPSWSSSIGNGVQFLNRHLSSSMFRNKDCLEPLLDFLRAHKHKGHVMMLNDRVQSLSRLQSVLAKAEEYLSKLLPETPFSEFTHKLQELGLEKGWGDTAGHVLEMIYLLLDILQAPDPSTLETFLGRIPMVFNVVILSPHGYFGQANVLGLPDTGGQIVYILDQVRALENEMVLRIKKQGLDIDPKILIVTRLIPDAKGTTCNQRLERVSGTQHTQILRVPFRTKKGILKKWISRFDVWPYLEKFAEDAISEISAELHGTPDLVIGNYSDGNLVASLLAYKLGITQCNIAHALEKTKYPDSDIYWKKYEEKYHFSCQFTADLLAMNNADFIITSTYQEIAGSKNTVGQYESHIAFTLPDLYRVVHGIDVFDPKFNIVSPGADMAIYFPYSDKERRLISLHGSIEELLYNQEQCDTHIGWLDDRSKPIIFSMARLDRVKNITGLVELFAKNAKLRELANLVVVAGFNDAKKSNDREEIQEIEKMHQLIANYNLFGQFRWISAQTNRAKNGELYRYIADSGGIFVQPAFYEAFGLTVVEAMTCGLPTFATRHGGPAEIIEHGVSGFHIDPYYPDQAATSMVDFFQSCKADSGNWKRISEGGLKRIQERYTWKIYSERLMTLAGVYGFWKYVSKLERRETRRYLEMFYILKFRDLVIKWAKIFFRLKSCPFSHNASSLAACSVKIYSFPKLQLKHLRHNMFKNCFFFIFQQRVLSRKIST